The following are from one region of the Aspergillus chevalieri M1 DNA, chromosome 1, nearly complete sequence genome:
- a CDS encoding uncharacterized protein (COG:S;~EggNog:ENOG410PV1W;~InterPro:IPR000719,IPR011009;~TransMembrane:1 (o330-348i);~go_function: GO:0004672 - protein kinase activity [Evidence IEA];~go_function: GO:0005524 - ATP binding [Evidence IEA];~go_process: GO:0006468 - protein phosphorylation [Evidence IEA]), with translation MASDDIPDYKKLFLEAEKQRKQEEERRKQEEQRRKQAEERQKQAEEQNRPTTFGELIRYGHNNVARSLRVANQSRCTSGKISAPIGKKCPVKLRPWTECQTQQEDIYRSVCNHLGSTGDTARRAFPPLVALEYEGQNVKERPISSERDLEGYERSAVENHVRNIIAELCKIPAARDEFRLGDGVQFDSHANSLDLQTNQPSRSGSSRPDQYCIHRIDDGTSTLLTTVEYKPPHKLPVESLRRGLKSMDFWEQVVKAHSVPNTEDEKAERVVGSVIAQEYHVMIQEGLEYSYVTNGLALILLRVPYEDPGTLYYHLCEPNEEVNPEDEQSFLQPATAIARVLCLCLMSFRSRPRSQQWRNEADAQLPIWKSSFGSFDGTWFPVSEFESPQSTPNSKHTYPSPKSTTSEFLPPSSSSAESPTAEGRRAPTRSRPGCSPSTTTYHDESSDPDSDFEASGQKGQKRGLSEISSSPVQRTVRRAGSRHFSQSDGQHGRHDADFCTQRCLLGLQQGGQLDDDCPNVMLHKQGGDGRRHAIQSTTFLQGVKKQLDKNIDRNCTPMGGCGASGAPFKVTYAKYGYTVVGKGTTSCRWPELLREAEVYRVLQQAQASAVPVFLGAIDLEKTYFLHGAGAIRHMLLMGWGGNSISSIENALSCPEFTEELNREISRSVKKIRSLGVLHEDLRPDNILWNAELQQALIIDFHWARLDRRPKRKRMLSCAAEARQPKRPRTIC, from the coding sequence ATGGCCAGTGACGATATTCCAGATTATAAAAAACTCTTTCTGGAGGCGGAGAAGCAACGGAAACAAGAAGAGGAGCGACGGAAACAAGAAGAGCAGCGACGGAAACAAGCAGAGGAGCGGCAGAAACAAGCAGAGGAACAAAATCGACCAACGACCTTTGGCGAGCTCATTCGATATGGCCACAACAACGTCGCTAGATCGTTGAGAGTCGCAAACCAATCTCGCTGCACTTCAGGGAAAATCTCAGCACCGATCGGGAAAAAGTGCCCAGTAAAACTGCGCCCGTGGACGGAATGTCAAACCCAGCAGGAGGACATTTATCGCTCTGTTTGCAACCATCTTGGATCGACAGGGGATACAGCGCGTCGGGCTTTTCCACCCCTCGTTGCGCTGGAGTATGAGGGACAAAATGTCAAAGAGAGACCGATAAGCAGCGAACGGGACCTTGAGGGCTATGAGCGATCTGCTGTTGAGAATCATGTACGGAACATAATCGCAGAGCTTTGCAAGATACCTGCCGCTCGAGATGAATTCCGTTTGGGTGATGGAGTCCAGTTCGACAGCCATGCCAATAGCCTTGATTTACAGACAAACCAACCATCAAGATCCGGGTCTTCCAGGCCTGATCAGTATTGCATACACCGCATTGACGACGGTACGAGCACACTTCTTACCACAGTCGAGTACAAGCCTCCCCACAAGCTACCTGTTGAGAGCCTTCGCAGGGGTCTTAAATCCATGGACTTCTGGGAACAGGTGGTCAAGGCTCACAGTGTCCCCAATACCGAAGATGAGAAAGCTGAAAGGGTCGTTGGATCAGTGATCGCCCAAGAGTACCATGTGATGATCCAGGAAGGACTCGAATATTCATATGTGACTAATGGACTCGCATTAATTCTTCTGCGAGTCCCCTATGAAGACCCAGGCACCCTGTATTACCATCTGTGTGAACCGAACGAGGAAGTGAACCCAGAAGATGAACAgagttttctgcagccagcAACAGCTATCGCTCGGGTATtgtgtctctgtctgatgaGTTTTCGCTCACGTCCTCGTAGCCAACAGTGGCGAAACGAAGCAGACGCGCAGCTCCCAATCTGGAAGTCTAGCTTTGGTAGCTTTGATGGCACTTGGTTTCCAGTCTCCGAATTTGAATCGCCACAAAGTACCCCGAATTCAAAGCACACTTATCCTAGCCCCAAGTCCACCACATCTGAATTTCTGCCGCCATCGTCATCCTCAGCGGAATCCCCTACCGCTGAGGGACGCCGAGCGCCAACCCGGTCTCGGCCTGGCTGCTCACCTTCTACCACAACATACCATGATGAATCTTCAGATCCTGATTCGGATTTTGAAGCTTCAGGTCAAAAAGGTCAGAAACGCGGCCTCAGCGAGATCAGTTCATCGCCGGTCCAACGGACGGTACGCCGGGCGGGTTCGCGACATTTTTCACAGTCAGACGGTCAACATGGGCGGCATGATGCAGACTTCTGTACACAGCGCTGTCTATTGGGCCTGCAGCAGGGTGGTCAGCTCGATGATGACTGCCCGAATGTAATGCTCCATAAACAGGGCGGAGACGGTAGGCGGCACGCCATTCAATCCACAACTTTCTTGCAGGGCGTGAAGAAACAGCTGGATAAAAATATCGATCGCAACTGTACGCCAATGGGAGGCTGTGGAGCATCAGGAGCGCCATTCAAAGTCACCTATGCTAAATATGGGTACactgttgttggaaaagGCACGACCTCCTGCCGGTGGCCGGAGCTCTTGCGCGAAGCCGAGGTATATCGTGTCCTGCAGCAGGCTCAGGCTTCTGCAGTTCCTGTTTTCCTAGGAGCAATTGACCTGGAGAAGACCTACTTCCTCCATGGGGCTGGTGCAATTCGGCATATGCTACTTATGGGGTGGGGTGGGAATTCTATCAGCAGTATCGAGAATGCACTTTCTTGTCCAGAATTCACTGAAGAATTGAATCGTGAAATCTCGAGATCTGTGAAGAAGATCCGCTCTCTCGGAGTTTTGCATGAGGACCTTCGACCGGATAATATTCTATGGAATGCTGAGCTGCAACAGGCGCTGATTATTGATTTTCATTGGGCTAGATTGGACCGTCGGCCGAAGAGAAAGCGGATGCTTTCGTGCGCGGCAGAGGCACGTCAGCCAAAACGACCTCGTACTATTTGCTAA
- a CDS encoding uncharacterized protein (COG:S;~EggNog:ENOG410PHB6;~InterPro:IPR018834,IPR011990;~go_function: GO:0005515 - protein binding [Evidence IEA]), with protein MSLDSLNSDGKTLLGICWNLETNGYSREEDINHLNTNSILDEHIKCVSKDIADDDLFKLAILTWSVDANSQLLSQELFYFLINLREKNDILYPILHTTYSKFAQKCSTYRSFRRDFTKWLNSLEDCLTHEWNVIWKYTSLERQTPAPYPKLSQDHLLAMDNSSSRDVGGCHTISASAVYSNLQNEGTRPGQPEHPDVLPSKEGEDNGGEERGLSSNINEVQNHTVPGAEREQQILLQLDTRPVTEKQLAIDVHGIYAGLVMAEEKCIEMTKQQAESPEKPSDYQWQALISLHQTLFCEHHDFFLASQHPSASPALKRSPEEYAMPARMWRYGIHSFLELLHHRLPDSLEHTLTFLYWAYSMMTLFLESVPAFEDTWIECLGDLARYGMAVEDSVARDHENWAGVARYWYHKAADKNPNFGRIQYHLAVLAYPDILQELSYYTKSLVSVDPFPPAGESIQLLFRPLLNEPKPYNQPAVAVFMTIHGKLFMQRPLSDFKTLMNAYLLCLDGYIRQHRSAFKMHGVFIASCNFAAIFQYGSTDAVLSNEFKEGLAQDETSLTASKNWTPVGNLDTIEAEFCENQNSQSQKKLVYYGAHLTFKTLSALLDQIGNKNVFPAVHAYLAFIWCMAQNNTNIMHIELVVPWRKLTIFLNTMICSDTDSRVMERNEFPVAEDRKCFPEDFLLRGQVWSQRYFSADYFEGCLAEDDGRSIEVPSLTVARMYRCLWLGVRLAVYNRWIEYISTSQRFSVKPFALELEKRAQNCEI; from the exons ATGTCCCTCGATAGTCTTAATTCTGACGGCAAAACGCTCCTGGGCATCTGTTGGAATTTGGAGACAAACGGATATAGCCGAGAAGAAGACATAAACCATCTAAACACCAACTCAATACTTGATGAGCACATCAAATGTGTCTCAAAAGATATCGCTGATGACGACCTCTTCAAGCTAGCCATCCTTACTTGGAGCGTTGATGCAAATTCCCAATTGCTGTCCCAAGAGCTTTTTTACTTTCTCATTAACCTACGTGAGAAAAACGACATCTTATATCCCATACTTCACACAACATACAGCAAGTTCGCCCAAAAGTGTTCAACATACCGGTCATTTAGACGAGATTTCACAAAATGGCTCAACTCCCTCGAGGATTGTTTGACACATGAATGGAATGTCATCTGGAAATACACGTCTTTGGAACGACAAACCCCCGCACCATATCCAAAGTTGTCTCAAGACCATCTGCTAGCTATGGATAACTCTTCCAGCCGTGATGTTGGGGGATGTCATACTATTTCCGCCAGCGCTGTTTATTCTAATCTTCAGAATGAAGGTACCCGTCCAGGACAACCAGAACATCCGGATGTTTTACCATCcaaggagggggaggatAATGGTGGAGAGGAGCGAGGATTGAGCAGCAACATCAATGAGGTTCAAAATCACACTGTCCCTGGGGCGGAGCGAGAACAACAGATCCTTCTTCAGCTAGACACTCGGCCGGTAACAGAAAAGCAATTGGCCATTGATGTCCACGGGATCTATGCCGGATTGGTGATGGCGGAGGAGAAATGCATTGAAATGACCAAGCAGCAGGCCGAGTCGCCAGAAAAACCGTCAGATTATCAATGGCAGGCTCTGATTTCTCTGCACCAGACCCTGTTCTGTGAACATCATGACTTCTTTCTCGCCTCGCAGCACCCGTCTGCAAGCCCGGCTTTGAAACGGTCACCTGAGGAGTACGCCATGCCGGCCCGCATGTGGCGCTATGGTATCCATTCATTTCTGGAATTATTGCACCATCGACTTCCAGACTCGCTGGAACATACACTTACATTCCTTTACTGGGCATATTCAATGATGACCCTATTTCTGGAAAGTGTTCCCGCCTTTGAAGATACCTGGATTGAATGTCTTGGTGACTTGGCCCGATACGGCATGGCCGTCGAAGATTCTGTTGCTCGAGATCACGAGAACTGGGCCGGTGTGGCCCGGTACTGGTACCACAAAGCAGCAGATAAGAACCCAAATTTTGGCCGGATCCAATACCACCTTGCCGTTCTCGCCTACCCAGACATACTTCAAGAGCTCTCTTACTACACAAAGAGTCTTGTTAGTGTTGACCCGTTTCCTCCTGCTGGAGAGAGCATTCAATTGTTATTCCGCCCACTTCTCAACGAACCCAAACCCTATAATCAACCTGCAGTTGCTGTGTTTATGACTATTCATGGAAAACTGTTCATGCAACGTCCTCTGTCTGATTTCAAGACGCTCATGAATGCGTATCTGCTCTGTCTGGATGGATACATCCGTCAACATAGGAGTGCATTCAAGATGCATGGCGTTTTTATCGCGTCGTGCAATTTTGCTGCAATTTTCCAGTATGGGTCTACTGATGCTGTGCTATCTAATGAGTTCAAGGAGGGCTTGGCGCAAGATGAGACCAGTCTGACTGCATCAAAGAATTGGACGCCTGTTGGGAACTTGGACACAATTGAGGCTGAGTTTTGTGAGAATCAGAACTCGCAATCCCAAAAAAAACTGGTCTACTATGGTGCTCATCTCACCTTCAAGACTTTGTCTGCCTTACTGGATCAGATTGGCAACAAGAATGTCTTTCCAGCCGTGCACGCCTACTTGGCCTTTATCTGGTGCATGGCCCAAAATAACACCAACATAATGCATATTGAACTAGTTGTGCCATGGAGAAAGCTCACTATATTCCTCAATACAATGATCTGTAGCGACACGGATTCTCGCGTCATGGAAAGAAACGAGTTCCCCGTCGCAGAGGACAGGAAGTGTTTTCCAGAAGATTTCCTTCTCCGTGGGCAGGTCTGGAGTCAGCGATACTTCTCTGCTGACTATTTTGAGGGTTGTCTGGCGGAGGATGATGGACGCTCGATTGAGGTGCCATCTCTGACTGTTGCGAGGATGTATCGATGTTTATGGTTAGGGGTCCGACTTGCGGTG TACAACCGTTGGATCGAGTATATTTCGACCTCCCAAAGATTTTCTGTGAAACCATTTGCCCTAGAGCTTGAAAAACGCGCTCAAAATTGTGAAATATAG
- a CDS encoding uncharacterized protein (COG:S;~EggNog:ENOG410Q1JS), whose protein sequence is MSRHLEPDAEKVRKQIKEMISETATEDNSNLKKVDCLRSDDGRVMYAGEELAKQVVTLRHYLGLGPDWGWTLWHFPAPRELINDSSMYLVPLSGSASIPQDESLTEGSFMCTTNNSMLSPRTTVLIFMKRNSHSQSC, encoded by the exons ATGAGCCGCCATCTGGAGCCCGACGCCGAAAAGGTTCGAAAGCAGATCAAAGAGATGATATCAGAGACTGCTACAGAAGATAATAGCAACCTTAAGAAGGTGGACTGCCTTCGCAGTGATGATGGGAGAGTGATGTATGCAGGAGAGGAGCTTGCAAAGCAAGTCGTCACCCTGCGCCATTATCTTGGTCTTGGTCCG GACTGGGGATGGACCCTCTGGCATTTCCCTGCGCCAAGGGAACTAATTAACGACTCCTCGATGTACCTCGTCCCACTATCCGGCAGCGCAAGCATACCACAAGACGAATCATTGACTGAAGGCTCTTTTATGTGTACCACTAATAACTCCATGCTCAGTCCACGAACGACTGTCCTTATTTTCATGAAGCGAAACTCTCATTCTCAATCTTGTTAG
- a CDS encoding uncharacterized protein (COG:S;~EggNog:ENOG410Q1UX), translated as MITITVGLQDIQNKGPDLDEDSGSDLVNQIGKKLEHIARLNDSQKTDTFIRAQSGGFIRWHILSAGETIISSTHRDGCMDVFFALVTLEDRSRVMPLDLNKTQLCQLVRGLGSDLEQLQKLKRSQVADIWYGLEHAGFVERGCVESSQVQEVIQDNLQGNCNTDVVQPTLSPPLALSLPMSDPTTSDPANDTLQFDFEHDSWTLWTDDMYACGDYPGSVFDTALGTRTPDNSAVPMALNMIPLVNPHPVSGISSPAETTSTPGLHQSVSSYSTPSTTYVDSPHMGEQLLPGLGATMLNQAVKRKRRDSDQSMQSKSTAVKLNPTIFQLLQSCAFYKVDKPEEERFQKALSILKAEVHLFMDPCGMLQPLLGGRDKNMLLSFHALGLPAVWRGKEGAVDYIRLLDRHASQSCLHPIAERIAQVLLYFNYKELCKHPQKYLPPGSKPNVTSVLNCIVDAYHDDPRKSMPLQSRRNRISGHHVRGGRRWWDLAGTWGAGILLTGDALLMSIMCNDSFSILQTNALVTFVLNTRPGTIRIFRALEPVVKSLMFEQVTDDLTALFNDESGLLGQNELTHAHAEDEAALACQRIENPWTEIDANECAMAKMREFVNVLTM; from the exons ATGATCACTATCACGGTCGGCCTTCAG GATATCCAGAACAAAGGACCGGATTTGGATGAGGACAGTGGTTCTGAT CTGGTCAACCAGATTGGCAAAAAGCTAGAACATATTGCACGACTAAATGATTCACAGAAGACGGATACCTTCATCCGGGCCCAAAGTGGAGGATTTATACGATGGCACATTTTAAGTGCTGGGGAGACAATCATATCCTCGACACACCGGGATGGCTGTATGGACGTATTTTTTGCCTTGGTCACCCTTGAG GATCGTTCAAGGGTGATGCCTTTGGATCTGAACAAGACACAACTTTGCCAG CTTGTTCGAGGTCTCGGGTCCGATCTGGAGCAGCTTCAGAAACTGAAGAGGTCCCAGGTAGCTGATATCTGGTATGGGCTTGAACATGCTGGCTTTGTGGAACGTGGCTGTGTGGAAAGTTCTCAGGTGCAAGAAGTTATCCAGGACAATTTACAAG GGAACTGTAATACTGATGTAGTGCAACCCACTTTATCACCTCCACTTGCCCTTTCCCTACCCATGAGTGATCCCACAACATCAGACCCGGCAAACGATACCCTACAATTTGATTTCgagcatgattcatggactctGTGGACAGACGACATGTACGCCTGTGGTGACTATCCAGGCAGTGTGTTTGACACAGCCTTGGGCACTCGTACACCTGACAATAGCGCGGTTCCCATGGCGTTGAATATGATTCCTCTCGTTAACCCTCACCCTGTCTCCGGAATATCTTCGCCTGCAGAAACCACCTCTACACCTGGACTCCACCAGAGTGTTTCCAGCTACTCGACACCCTCTACTACATATGTTGACTCTCCACATATGGGGGAGCAACTCCTTCCGGGACTAGGGGCCACCATGCTCAACCAGGCAGTCAAGAGGAAGAGACGAGACAGTGACCAATCGATGCAGTCAAAGTCAACAGCGGTCAAGTTGAATCCGACGATCTTCCAGTTGCTGCAATCTTGTGCATTTTACAAAGTGGACAAGCCTGAGGAGGAACGTTTTCAGAAAGCCCTGAGTATCCTTAAGGCGGAAGTCCATCTTTTCATGGACCCTTGCGGAATGCTTCAACCCTTATTGGGTGGGCGGGACAAGAACATGTTGCTCAGTTTTCATGCACTCGGCCTCCCTGCTGTCTGGAGAGGCAAAGAAGGCGCTGTGGATTACATCCGCCTACTTGACAGACATGCGTCCCAGTCGTGTCTTCATCCCATCGCGGAGCGTATTGCACAGGTATTACTCTACTTCAATTATAAGGAGCTCTGTAAACATCCGCAAAAATACCTCCCCCCTGGGTCAAAGCCGAACGTCACCTCTGTACTTAACTGCATCGTTGATGCCTATCATGATGATCCCCGCAAGTCAATGCCACTGCAATCTCGTCGTAATAGGATATCTGGTCACCATGTGCGAGGAGGCAGGAGGTGGTGGGATTTGGCAGGGACCTGGGGAGCGGGCATTTTATTAACAGGAGACGCTTTGTTGATGAGTATCAT GTGTAATGactcgttttccattcttcaaACTAATGCTCTTGTCACTTTCGTCTTGAACACTCGACCGGGCACCATTCGCATCTTCCGTGCGTTGGAGCCTGTGGTCAAATCCCTTATGTTTGAACAGGTTACAGACGACCTTACGGCACTTTTCAATGATGAATCTGGCCTTTTGGGGCAAAATGAGTTGACCCATGCTCATGCTGAGGATGAGGCGGCGTTGGCATGCCAGCGGATTGAAAATCCTTGGACAGAGATTGACGCCAATGAATGTGCGATGGCGAAAATGCGTGAATTTGTTAACGTGCTGACCATGTAG
- a CDS encoding uncharacterized protein (COG:S;~EggNog:ENOG410PNU7;~InterPro:IPR022198) — protein sequence MRRALFTEEEIRLATERRLKYLGAAKVNIYQIQFNPPLPRDLDPKNLDRLREVFHKNRCRRLDVDNHVPATVSRQDLADALRQAWLQVT from the coding sequence ATGCGACGGGCTCTATTTACTGAGGAAGAAATCCGGCTGGCAACAGAGCGTCGCCTGAAATACCTAGGAGCCGCCAAAGTCAATATCTATCAAATTCAATTCAATCCCCCATTGCCTCGCGACCTCGATCCTAAGAACTTGGATCGACTGCGTGAAGTCTTTCATAAAAACCGATGCCGCCGTCTGGATGTCGACAATCATGTCCCTGCGACCGTGTCTCGGCAAGACCTTGCCGATGCGCTGCGGCAGGCGTGGTTGCAGGTGACCTGA
- a CDS encoding uncharacterized protein (COG:S;~EggNog:ENOG410Q2M9;~InterPro:IPR000719,IPR011009;~go_function: GO:0004672 - protein kinase activity [Evidence IEA];~go_function: GO:0005524 - ATP binding [Evidence IEA];~go_process: GO:0006468 - protein phosphorylation [Evidence IEA]): protein MQPVDNKRATQYRADQVPLLQQPPPDTEAAVPSSPHELKSKHKGPVPSSARLAKRPLAPSLVEPSRKVIRGSPRALALPETNRLGNSSGSDLVIRQEPPWDTFKKYYECDLAGTVAVCVRRSGRRGVWAIRQYPCKDADRILGILRSTSHKNVVSAFECFRTSDALYMLSQFHPLTLDHVVACKAFPDQRQLAAIMSQFVDGLSYLDAQSLQHTSLDCASVLMSLDGEVQIGNPIA, encoded by the exons ATGCAGCCGGTGGATAACAAGCGGGCCACCCAATACCGGGCGGATCAAGTTCCTCTGCTCCAACAACCTCCCCCCGATACTGAAGCAGCGGTGCCGTCGTCGCCGCATGAGCTGAAATCTAAGCACAAGGGACCTGTCCCATCCAGCGCGCGTCTGGCTAAAAGGCCCCTTGCTCCCTCGCTCGTGGAGCCCAGCCGTAAGGTCATCCGGGGCTCACCACGAGCTTTGGCTCTTCCAGAGACCAACAGGTTAGGGAACAGTTCGGGTTCAGATCTAGTCATACGACAGGAGCCACCATGGGATACTTTCAAGAAGTACTACGAATGCGATTTGGCTGGCACCGTTGCCGTATGCGTCCGGCGCTCCGGTCGCCGTGGTGTCTGGGCGATTCGACAGTATCCCTGCAAAGATGCTGACAGAATCCTGGGGATTCTCCGTTCCACGAGCCATAAAAATGTGGTCTCGGCTTTCGAATGTTTCCGCACCTCTGATGCTCTATATATGCTCAGCCAGTTCCACCCACTCACCCTAGACCATGTCGTCGCCTGCAAAGCCTTCCCAGACCAGCGGCAGCTGGCTGCCATTATGTCTCAG TTTGTTGATGGACTATCATATCTTGACGCCCAAAGTCTCCAGCATACTTCCCTGGATTGTGCCAGCGTCCTGATGAGCCTTGACGGGGAGGTCCAGATCGGTAACCCCATTGCTTGA
- a CDS encoding uncharacterized protein (COG:P,Q;~EggNog:ENOG410PW93;~InterPro:IPR039261), translated as MIYGYNTCTLQIRRLHLVWQVKSIDMTTAAQGLLNNLLEDDIIDEGYILNISIYVENGLAHNKTPFGKHERVCLYQGVPDYRSIISLEASGDQIERLPNIRDEQGRTLVMVSTADDLRDHIREIVRGYLHQGVKLSEMEYQPNAG; from the exons ATGATCTACGGCTATAACACCTGCACCCTACAGATTCGCCGACTCCACTTGGTATGGCAAGTTAAGTCGATTG ACATGACAACTGCGGCCCAGGGCCTGCTTAATAATCTCCTTGAGGACGATATCATAGATGAAGGCTAT ATCCTCAACATATCTATCTACGTGGAGAATGGCCTTGCACACAACAAAACACCATTTGGGAAGCATGAACGAGTTTGTTTGTACCAAGGTGTGCCCGATTATCGAAGTATTATCTCGCTAGAGGCGTCCGGCGACCAGATCGAAAGGTTGCCGAACATCCGGGACGAGCAAGGCCGGACGCTGGTAATGG TCTCCACGGCAGACGATCTTCGAGACCACATACGGGAGATCGTACGAGGCTACCTCCACCAGGGTGTTAAGCTTTCAGAAATGGAGTACCAGCCTAATGCTGGTTGA